A genome region from Nitrospira sp. includes the following:
- the rpsO gene encoding 30S ribosomal protein S15 — MALVKEVKTELVKSFQQHGKDTGSPEVQIAILTNRITYLTEHFKLHKKDHHSRRGLLTLVGRRRRLLDYLRKVEEARYRAILERLGIRK, encoded by the coding sequence ATGGCACTGGTAAAAGAAGTGAAGACGGAATTGGTCAAGAGTTTCCAGCAGCATGGCAAGGACACCGGCTCTCCGGAAGTGCAGATTGCTATTCTGACGAACCGGATTACGTATCTGACGGAACATTTCAAATTGCACAAGAAGGACCACCATTCACGGCGCGGGTTGTTGACGTTGGTCGGCCGCCGTCGTCGGTTGTTGGATTATCTCCGGAAAGTTGAAGAGGCTCGGTATCGCGCCATTCTGGAGCGCCTGGGCATTCGTAAGTAG
- the truB gene encoding tRNA pseudouridine(55) synthase TruB, with protein sequence MTMIVSTEPRTTTVLQDGVLNVRKEAGWTSHDVVARIRGKLRGMKLGHAGTLDPDATGVLPLLVGRGTRIAEYLLAWDKTYLAGLRLGETTDTQDATGTVLTRSPVESLTDARIREVVAGFEGRIQQLPPMYSAVKVGGVPLYKSARAGREVSRQAREVTVFRLDIVDIQIPNVTLRVACSKGTYIRTLCADIGEKLGVGGHMATLVRERVGPLTVDQALTVDEVESRLEQGALAASMLTLDEALVGLPVCTVGAGTAGRVLHGMPVPCSEVLAWHGLPSRLVEGEARPIRIKDDAGRLLAIGTMPIGMDTQAPGVSGQPIAVSKVLVTEALQGGSIANSIEE encoded by the coding sequence CATGATTGTCTCGACGGAGCCGCGTACGACCACTGTGCTGCAGGACGGAGTCTTGAATGTCCGCAAGGAGGCCGGGTGGACGTCGCATGATGTGGTGGCTCGTATTCGTGGCAAGTTGCGCGGGATGAAATTGGGCCATGCCGGAACATTGGATCCGGACGCGACGGGCGTGTTGCCGTTGCTCGTGGGCCGTGGCACACGCATCGCTGAATATTTGCTGGCGTGGGACAAAACCTATCTCGCCGGGTTACGGCTTGGTGAAACGACTGATACGCAGGATGCCACGGGAACGGTGCTCACTCGCTCACCGGTTGAGTCGTTGACCGATGCCCGTATTCGTGAAGTGGTGGCTGGGTTCGAGGGGCGCATTCAGCAGCTGCCTCCCATGTACTCCGCAGTCAAGGTCGGAGGCGTTCCGTTATACAAATCGGCGCGGGCGGGGCGAGAGGTGTCTCGGCAGGCTCGCGAGGTGACCGTCTTTCGCCTGGATATTGTGGATATTCAGATCCCCAATGTGACGCTCCGGGTGGCCTGCTCCAAGGGCACGTATATCCGGACGCTATGTGCCGATATCGGCGAGAAGTTGGGAGTCGGCGGTCACATGGCGACATTGGTTCGCGAGCGTGTGGGGCCGCTCACGGTGGATCAGGCGTTGACGGTGGACGAAGTCGAATCACGGTTGGAGCAAGGGGCGCTCGCGGCGTCGATGTTGACGCTGGACGAGGCGCTGGTCGGACTGCCGGTGTGTACGGTGGGGGCGGGAACGGCCGGCCGGGTTCTGCATGGCATGCCGGTGCCTTGTTCCGAAGTGCTGGCGTGGCATGGTCTGCCCTCGAGGCTTGTTGAGGGGGAGGCCAGACCCATCCGCATCAAGGACGACGCGGGCCGTTTACTGGCCATCGGCACAATGCCGATCGGCATGGATACGCAGGCGCCCGGAGTCAGTGGGCAGCCGATCGCTGTCTCGAAGGTCTTGGTTACAGAAGCATTACAAGGTGGGAGCATCGCGAACTCAATAGAGGAGTAG